The proteins below are encoded in one region of Sphingobacterium sp. R2:
- a CDS encoding YebC/PmpR family DNA-binding transcriptional regulator has translation MGRAFEFRKERKFKRWAKMAVQFTRLGKEIAMAVKESGPHPETNSRLRTAIHNAKAVNMPKDRIEAAIKRASEKDSKGYEEYVYEGYGPHGVPVLIETATDNTNRTVGNIRSYFTKAGGSLGKTGSLDFIFNRKSIFRFAATEELDLEELELELIDGGLEELYVESDEEGNDVAVVQTSFEDFGNMQKLLEEKGIEVKSAKLERIALSHSDITEEQAADVLKMIDKIEEDDDVQAVYHNMA, from the coding sequence ATGGGAAGAGCTTTCGAATTCAGAAAAGAGCGGAAATTCAAACGCTGGGCCAAAATGGCCGTTCAATTTACACGTTTAGGTAAAGAAATCGCTATGGCGGTTAAAGAAAGCGGCCCTCATCCCGAAACCAACTCGAGACTTCGTACAGCAATACACAATGCCAAGGCTGTTAATATGCCCAAGGATCGTATTGAAGCCGCAATCAAACGTGCTTCAGAGAAAGATTCCAAGGGTTATGAAGAATATGTATACGAAGGCTATGGCCCTCATGGTGTACCTGTTTTAATTGAAACTGCGACAGATAACACCAACCGCACCGTAGGAAACATCCGCAGCTATTTTACGAAAGCAGGTGGTTCACTAGGAAAAACAGGATCACTGGATTTTATTTTCAACCGCAAATCCATTTTCCGTTTTGCTGCAACAGAAGAACTGGACTTAGAAGAGTTGGAATTAGAGTTGATCGATGGAGGCTTAGAAGAATTATACGTGGAATCTGATGAAGAGGGAAATGATGTTGCTGTCGTTCAAACTTCTTTTGAAGACTTTGGTAATATGCAAAAATTACTGGAAGAGAAAGGAATTGAGGTGAAATCTGCGAAATTGGAACGCATCGCCTTATCGCATTCAGATATTACCGAAGAACAAGCAGCGGATGTCTTAAAGATGATCGATAAAATCGAAGAAGATGATGATGTTCAAGCTGTATACCATAATATGGCATAG
- a CDS encoding DeoR/GlpR family DNA-binding transcription regulator → MLKEERQAFIIHQINLHNKVLSSDLSVQLNVSEDTIRRDLNELAENGKVLKVYGGALSKSFQFPFQDGNVYAKEAKKEIAKKASTLISNGMTVLVGGGTTLIELARTIPDHLQCTFFTISPLVALELAEKPNLEVILVGGKLSRNTNIVSGAQVANELADLKVDLCLLGTNSLSVEDGVTDSDWEVVQIKRAMIKCSKKVAILSIAEKLNSVQKMKVVPLRDISYLITDVNPTDVSLKEFANTIAIL, encoded by the coding sequence ATGTTAAAGGAAGAAAGACAAGCATTCATTATACATCAGATTAACCTACATAACAAAGTTTTATCGTCAGATCTAAGTGTTCAATTGAATGTATCTGAAGATACAATTAGACGTGACTTAAACGAACTCGCCGAGAATGGAAAAGTTCTAAAAGTCTATGGTGGGGCATTATCAAAATCTTTTCAATTCCCTTTTCAGGATGGAAACGTATATGCCAAGGAGGCAAAAAAAGAAATTGCCAAGAAAGCAAGCACTTTAATCTCCAATGGAATGACTGTTTTAGTCGGCGGCGGGACAACCTTAATCGAATTGGCAAGAACAATACCCGATCACCTTCAGTGTACATTTTTTACTATAAGTCCATTAGTTGCCCTAGAATTGGCCGAAAAGCCAAATCTTGAAGTCATTTTAGTTGGCGGAAAACTTTCACGCAATACAAACATTGTTTCCGGAGCCCAGGTAGCTAATGAATTGGCGGATCTTAAAGTCGATCTTTGTTTATTGGGGACAAATTCTCTTTCCGTAGAAGACGGAGTGACCGACTCCGACTGGGAGGTGGTACAAATCAAACGTGCGATGATTAAATGCTCAAAAAAAGTGGCTATTTTAAGTATTGCTGAGAAACTAAATTCAGTTCAAAAAATGAAAGTTGTGCCGTTACGTGATATTTCTTATTTAATTACCGATGTCAATCCAACTGATGTTTCACTAAAAGAATTTGCGAATACAATTGCAATACTTTAA
- a CDS encoding lipopolysaccharide biosynthesis protein encodes MSSHQEKDSLKSKTTKGLLWGGMASIIQQFLGFGFGILLNRKLTAEDYGLVAMITIFSVLASAFQESGFVYGIVNKKQVEHKDYNAVFWTSVGIGTFIYIVLFFAAPLIALYYNQTVLIELSRFTFLSFWLGSFGIAHNAYLFRNLKIKERVITGTFALIVSNVVGVYLAYKDYAYWAYAIQIVSYSGFNMLGFWYFSKFRPTFQFDFRPIRDILGFSSKILVTNIFINLNKNIYAAILGRHYTAEELGYTVNPNRWSIMAQNILTNMVNNVTQPILKEIEDDKDRQVRVFRKLISFTAFLAFPMLLGLTTVAQDFISIAITDKWAQSAIFLQIFCIGAAFDSVSNVFSNLIISKGKPQVYMRNIVIFGLLQIAILFFGKSLGLELLIGLTSGLNALWIFVWYASAKPYMNYSVRYLLGDIFAYALLATISCLTAHYATAAIPNLYLRFVSTIGVAVGIYIIVNRMFKPSILLELFHYCLTVIRKK; translated from the coding sequence ATGTCATCTCATCAGGAAAAGGACTCTTTAAAATCAAAAACGACGAAAGGACTCTTATGGGGTGGCATGGCCAGCATCATACAGCAGTTTTTGGGATTTGGTTTCGGTATCCTACTAAACCGTAAACTAACAGCGGAAGATTACGGTTTAGTAGCGATGATCACTATCTTTTCCGTTCTAGCTTCTGCCTTTCAAGAAAGTGGGTTTGTTTACGGTATCGTCAATAAAAAGCAGGTTGAACATAAGGATTATAATGCTGTTTTCTGGACAAGTGTCGGGATTGGAACATTCATCTATATCGTCTTATTTTTCGCAGCTCCTCTTATCGCTCTATATTATAATCAAACAGTACTTATAGAACTAAGCAGGTTTACCTTTTTGTCCTTTTGGCTAGGAAGTTTTGGTATCGCCCATAACGCCTACCTCTTCAGAAATCTAAAAATAAAAGAACGCGTTATTACGGGCACTTTTGCACTTATTGTATCCAATGTGGTCGGGGTTTATCTTGCTTATAAAGATTATGCTTATTGGGCGTACGCTATTCAAATTGTATCCTACAGTGGCTTTAATATGCTCGGATTCTGGTATTTTTCCAAATTTAGGCCTACTTTCCAGTTCGATTTCCGACCCATTCGTGACATTTTAGGATTTAGCAGTAAAATACTGGTTACCAACATCTTTATCAACCTGAATAAAAATATCTATGCGGCAATCTTAGGGCGTCATTATACCGCAGAAGAATTAGGTTACACCGTTAATCCAAATCGCTGGAGCATCATGGCCCAGAATATATTGACCAATATGGTCAATAACGTGACACAGCCGATTTTAAAGGAGATAGAAGATGACAAGGATAGACAAGTTCGGGTTTTTCGCAAACTAATTTCTTTTACTGCTTTTTTGGCATTTCCCATGTTATTGGGTTTAACCACTGTAGCACAGGATTTCATTTCCATTGCGATCACCGACAAATGGGCGCAAAGTGCCATATTTCTTCAAATATTTTGTATTGGAGCGGCATTTGATTCTGTTAGCAACGTTTTTTCTAACCTCATCATTAGCAAGGGAAAACCTCAAGTATATATGCGAAATATAGTCATTTTTGGTTTGCTGCAAATCGCTATCCTCTTCTTTGGCAAATCCTTAGGTTTAGAACTGCTTATTGGATTAACCTCGGGATTAAACGCCCTTTGGATATTTGTTTGGTATGCATCAGCCAAACCGTACATGAACTATTCAGTCCGTTACCTTCTAGGGGATATTTTTGCTTATGCACTATTGGCGACCATCAGCTGCCTAACAGCTCATTACGCCACCGCCGCTATTCCTAACCTCTATCTTCGGTTTGTCAGTACAATTGGAGTTGCTGTAGGTATCTACATCATCGTTAATAGAATGTTTAAACCCAGCATTTTGTTGGAATTATTCCACTATTGCCTAACAGTTATCCGAAAAAAATAG
- a CDS encoding glycosyltransferase family 2 protein encodes MARILTIIVSYNFEPWIHKCLPSLLDSSYPTDILVVDNNSGDHTTQIIKETYPTIRLIESSKNLGFGKANNIGLDIVLKEEYDYAFLVNQDAWVDRNCIANLIKVNTSNIGIISPIHHDGTEATLDHGFADYTKDAITKNSYRICPFVNAAFWFIPNKVIRKVGGFAPIFFHYGEDKDYANRINYHGLNIVLAEEAKAYHDRQQRKTDRKAFMKSEYVYHLTEYCNINYTFVIAFSMAVLASLKKMGASIFKGHIFEAKSYLNIAFRLLGKSGAVYRTRLSNKKAYNKIY; translated from the coding sequence ATGGCCAGGATTCTCACCATAATCGTCTCTTATAATTTTGAGCCTTGGATCCACAAGTGCTTACCCAGTCTATTGGATTCGAGCTACCCTACAGATATTTTAGTTGTCGACAACAATTCGGGAGACCATACCACTCAGATCATAAAAGAAACTTACCCGACAATAAGACTAATAGAAAGTTCCAAAAATCTGGGATTTGGAAAGGCCAACAACATCGGACTTGACATTGTATTGAAAGAAGAATATGATTATGCTTTTTTGGTCAACCAAGATGCCTGGGTGGATCGGAACTGTATCGCCAATTTAATCAAGGTTAATACAAGCAATATCGGCATTATCTCACCGATTCACCACGATGGTACAGAAGCCACATTGGACCATGGCTTTGCTGATTACACAAAAGATGCCATCACCAAAAATTCGTATCGGATCTGTCCTTTTGTCAATGCCGCCTTTTGGTTTATCCCCAACAAAGTTATCAGAAAAGTCGGCGGTTTCGCACCGATCTTTTTTCATTACGGGGAAGATAAGGATTATGCCAACCGCATCAATTACCACGGATTAAACATTGTTTTGGCAGAAGAAGCTAAAGCTTATCACGATAGGCAGCAGCGCAAAACAGACCGTAAAGCTTTTATGAAAAGCGAATATGTCTATCATCTGACTGAATATTGCAATATCAATTATACTTTTGTAATAGCTTTTTCGATGGCCGTATTGGCGAGTCTGAAGAAAATGGGAGCTTCAATTTTTAAAGGTCATATTTTTGAAGCAAAAAGCTACTTAAACATTGCTTTTAGATTGCTGGGCAAATCGGGAGCAGTTTATCGTACTCGTCTAAGCAACAAAAAAGCATACAACAAAATCTATTGA
- a CDS encoding sugar transferase: MNSIAPVILFVYNRPDHTIRTLSALEKNKLADQTTLYIYSDAAKNEKSVQAVTEVRKIINESWNFKEVIIVERTENWGLAANVIDGVTKVVNAHGKIIVLEDDLETSAFALDYFNQALTRYEDEDQVMEISGYGYPLKDLNKLPETFFFRVANSWGWATWDRAWQHFNPNIDELVSDFTPEQIHQFSIEGKENFWKQVQEFKAGKINSWAIRWYASVFKKNGLVLYPRNSMTQNIGNDGSGTHTAAEATYQVTLAESPVRYFPTEISENKQAYEAIKYFYAHRKGSLFNRGIRFLKKKMNKFNT; encoded by the coding sequence ATGAACAGTATTGCTCCAGTCATACTTTTTGTGTACAATCGTCCTGATCATACGATAAGAACGCTCTCAGCTTTAGAAAAGAATAAACTTGCGGACCAGACTACACTTTACATCTATTCGGATGCTGCAAAAAACGAAAAATCTGTTCAAGCTGTTACTGAAGTCCGAAAGATTATCAACGAGTCCTGGAACTTCAAAGAAGTTATTATTGTCGAACGAACAGAAAATTGGGGTTTGGCAGCCAATGTAATCGATGGTGTTACAAAAGTGGTCAATGCACATGGAAAGATTATTGTTTTAGAAGATGACCTGGAAACTTCTGCGTTTGCCCTGGATTATTTTAATCAAGCCCTTACGCGTTATGAAGATGAAGATCAAGTGATGGAGATCAGCGGTTATGGTTATCCGCTAAAAGATTTAAATAAACTGCCTGAGACCTTCTTTTTTCGGGTCGCCAATAGTTGGGGCTGGGCAACCTGGGACCGCGCCTGGCAACATTTCAATCCGAATATTGATGAACTTGTATCGGATTTTACGCCCGAGCAGATACATCAATTCAGTATCGAGGGTAAAGAAAACTTCTGGAAACAAGTGCAGGAATTTAAGGCCGGAAAGATCAACTCTTGGGCGATACGCTGGTATGCTTCTGTATTCAAAAAAAATGGGTTAGTTTTGTATCCAAGGAATTCGATGACACAGAATATTGGCAACGATGGTTCGGGTACACATACAGCTGCGGAAGCAACTTATCAGGTTACACTAGCAGAAAGCCCTGTACGGTATTTTCCGACGGAAATTTCAGAAAACAAGCAAGCTTATGAGGCCATCAAGTATTTCTATGCACATCGGAAAGGATCTTTATTCAACCGTGGCATCCGATTCCTGAAGAAGAAAATGAATAAATTCAATACATAA
- a CDS encoding glycosyltransferase family 2 protein produces MSAHPKFSIITVVYNNVRDIEHTLKSVVNQSYDHIEYIVIDGQSTDGTLEIIQKYRDKITVLLSEKDKGIYDAMNKGLALATGDYVLFLNSGDEIYDLNSIENLAKLSDNADILYGETILIDEHRNIVGERRHKIPAHFNWKSFRYGMNICHQAIYIKRDIAEPYDLNYKLCADIDWVIRCAKKAKKSVNAQQYVARYLVGGMSKQRHKESLKERFAIFKQNYGTIPNLFNHGIIALKAIWYRLNYGKPQD; encoded by the coding sequence ATGTCTGCTCATCCTAAATTTTCGATTATAACTGTCGTTTACAACAATGTGCGTGACATAGAACACACCCTGAAATCTGTTGTCAATCAGAGCTATGATCATATAGAGTATATTGTCATTGATGGACAATCAACTGATGGGACATTAGAGATCATCCAAAAATACAGGGATAAAATCACCGTTCTACTCTCCGAAAAGGATAAGGGGATCTATGATGCAATGAATAAGGGATTAGCATTAGCAACAGGTGATTATGTTCTTTTTCTAAATTCCGGTGATGAAATATATGATCTCAACAGCATTGAGAACCTAGCTAAGCTGAGTGACAACGCCGATATTCTTTATGGCGAAACTATACTTATAGACGAACACCGGAATATTGTTGGTGAACGGAGACATAAAATCCCAGCTCATTTTAACTGGAAAAGCTTTCGCTATGGTATGAATATATGCCATCAGGCCATCTATATCAAACGCGACATTGCCGAGCCATACGATCTCAATTATAAATTATGTGCTGATATTGACTGGGTTATTCGTTGTGCCAAAAAGGCTAAAAAATCAGTCAATGCACAGCAATATGTAGCCCGATATCTTGTGGGCGGAATGTCAAAGCAAAGACATAAGGAATCCTTGAAAGAGCGCTTTGCTATTTTCAAACAAAACTATGGGACCATTCCCAATTTATTTAATCATGGCATCATCGCACTAAAAGCTATTTGGTACCGTCTTAATTATGGAAAACCTCAAGACTAA
- a CDS encoding DUF3820 family protein, which produces MLNPEILTELVTVKMPFGKYQGYTLCNLPEPYLVWYNQKGFPKGKLGQQLATLYEIKLNGLEYLLEPLKKR; this is translated from the coding sequence ATGTTAAATCCTGAAATTTTAACCGAACTTGTTACAGTAAAGATGCCCTTTGGTAAATATCAGGGCTACACGTTATGTAACCTTCCTGAGCCCTATCTAGTCTGGTATAACCAAAAAGGCTTTCCAAAGGGAAAACTAGGTCAGCAGTTAGCGACACTCTATGAAATAAAGCTTAATGGCTTGGAATACCTGCTCGAACCGTTAAAGAAAAGATGA
- a CDS encoding rhodanese-related sulfurtransferase — MTQYQTLLYYCYSPIEDAEKFASDHLEFCKSLGLVGRIIVADEGLNGTVSGTIEACKSYMDAIYADGRFNKTEFKIDDVEEPSFIKMHCRYKAEIVHSGLRDPKEIDPNRQTGVHLEPKDFLAMKDQEDVVVLDVRSNYEHNVGHFKNAVTLDIDNFREFPEKIKELEQYKGKKILTYCTGGIKCEKASALLLKEGFEDVYQLHGGIIKYGKEAGGEDFEGQCYVFDNRVTVDVNSVNPSVVSTCFNCGKQTTKMINCANPTCNEHFTQCDECGWEMDGCCSSACKENPNKREYDGTGYYVKVPQPVNIDKISKRKHKNFPPKVSAED, encoded by the coding sequence ATGACACAATATCAAACTTTGCTGTACTATTGTTACAGCCCTATCGAGGATGCCGAAAAATTTGCATCAGATCACTTAGAATTTTGTAAATCACTGGGTTTAGTTGGCCGTATCATTGTAGCTGACGAAGGTCTTAATGGAACTGTTTCCGGCACTATTGAAGCATGTAAAAGCTACATGGATGCAATTTATGCAGATGGACGTTTTAACAAAACAGAATTTAAAATTGACGATGTCGAAGAACCGTCATTCATTAAAATGCACTGCCGCTACAAAGCCGAAATCGTTCACTCTGGTTTGCGTGATCCGAAAGAAATTGACCCCAACCGTCAAACCGGTGTGCACCTCGAACCTAAGGATTTCTTGGCCATGAAAGACCAAGAGGATGTGGTTGTATTGGATGTACGCTCAAATTACGAGCACAATGTTGGTCATTTTAAAAATGCTGTTACCCTAGATATTGACAACTTCCGCGAGTTCCCGGAGAAAATCAAAGAGCTCGAACAATATAAAGGAAAAAAAATATTAACGTACTGCACAGGCGGTATCAAATGTGAGAAGGCATCTGCTCTCTTGTTAAAAGAAGGCTTCGAGGATGTTTATCAATTACATGGCGGCATTATCAAATACGGAAAGGAAGCCGGTGGTGAAGATTTTGAAGGTCAATGCTACGTCTTTGACAATCGCGTTACTGTCGATGTAAATTCTGTCAATCCATCCGTGGTATCAACTTGTTTTAACTGTGGCAAGCAAACCACCAAAATGATCAATTGTGCCAACCCGACCTGTAATGAGCATTTCACACAATGTGATGAGTGCGGCTGGGAAATGGATGGATGCTGTTCGTCAGCATGTAAGGAAAATCCCAATAAGCGTGAATATGACGGAACAGGATATTATGTCAAGGTTCCTCAACCCGTCAATATTGATAAAATCAGCAAAAGAAAACATAAAAATTTTCCACCGAAAGTATCGGCCGAAGATTAA
- a CDS encoding DUF937 domain-containing protein, giving the protein MNLTDLVTGGVGSKAIETISKITGVSESKAKWIVAAAVPLMIAALNYNAKNKGQAENIDNAIDQHSTSGILDKIGDLFGQGGAEQNGSEDGNKIVNHMFGQNTEVVTQNIADKAGLSSSQVTGVLATLAPIVMGYLGQQKQASSGGGIGDLIGSVLGGGSQQSAGGGMLGGILGSFLGGSQEEQAQATKQPASGGGVTDMLGGLAGSFFDKNNDGQAKGNILDSIAGMFGK; this is encoded by the coding sequence ATGAACTTAACAGATTTAGTTACAGGTGGAGTAGGTTCTAAAGCGATAGAGACTATTTCAAAAATTACTGGTGTCAGTGAATCTAAAGCAAAATGGATAGTAGCGGCGGCAGTTCCTTTGATGATTGCAGCATTGAATTACAATGCGAAAAACAAAGGGCAGGCGGAAAATATTGACAATGCCATTGATCAGCATAGCACTAGCGGGATACTCGATAAAATTGGCGATCTATTCGGACAGGGAGGAGCGGAGCAGAATGGATCTGAAGATGGCAATAAAATTGTCAACCATATGTTTGGCCAAAATACTGAAGTCGTGACACAGAATATTGCGGATAAAGCGGGCTTGAGCTCTTCTCAAGTGACAGGCGTACTGGCCACACTTGCTCCAATCGTAATGGGGTATCTAGGACAACAAAAGCAGGCTTCGAGTGGCGGAGGGATTGGTGATCTAATCGGTTCTGTATTAGGTGGCGGAAGTCAGCAAAGTGCAGGTGGCGGTATGTTGGGTGGTATATTAGGCTCTTTTTTAGGCGGTAGCCAAGAAGAACAAGCGCAAGCAACTAAGCAACCGGCATCGGGAGGTGGTGTTACCGACATGTTGGGTGGATTGGCAGGTAGTTTTTTTGATAAAAATAACGATGGACAGGCGAAGGGAAATATTCTTGATTCGATCGCCGGTATGTTTGGCAAGTAA